A genomic window from Vitis riparia cultivar Riparia Gloire de Montpellier isolate 1030 chromosome 18, EGFV_Vit.rip_1.0, whole genome shotgun sequence includes:
- the LOC117905401 gene encoding defensin-like protein 1, with protein sequence MAKLLGYRLSYALSFLTLFALLVSTEMVMLEAKVCQRPSKTWSGFCGSLKNCDRQCKNWEGAKHGACHAKFQGVACFCYFNC encoded by the exons ATGGCTAAGCTACTTGGTTATCGTCTTTCTTATGCCCTCTCCTTCCTCACCCTCTTTGCCCTTCTTGTTTCCACTG AGATGGTGATGTTGGAAGCAAAGGTCTGCCAAAGGCCTAGCAAGACCTGGTCCGGTTTTTGTGGAAGCTTGAAGAACTGTGATCGTCAGTGCAAGAACTGGGAGGGTGCCAAGCATGGAGCTTGTCATGCCAAATTCCAGGGAGTTGCATGCTTCTGCTACTTCAATTGTTAA